A single Apodemus sylvaticus chromosome 20, mApoSyl1.1, whole genome shotgun sequence DNA region contains:
- the Ifng gene encoding interferon gamma: protein MKATHCLLALQLCLMAISGCYCHGTLIESLESLKNYFNSTGIEDVEEKSLLLDIWRNWQKDGDTKILEGQIISFYLRLFEVLKDNQAISNNISVIESHLITNFFSNSKAKKDAFMSITKFEVNNPQIQRRAARELIRLIHQLSPESSLRKRKRSRC, encoded by the exons ATGAAGGCTACTCACTGCCTCTTGGCTTTGCAGCTCTGCCTTATGGCCATTTCTGGCTGTTACTGCCACGGCACACTCATCGAAAGCCTAGAAAGTCTGAAGAACTATTTT aaCTCAACTGGCATAGAAGATGTGGAAGAAAAGAGCCTCCTCTTGGATATCTGGAGAAACTGGCAAAAG GACGGTGACACAAAAATACTTGAGGGCCAGATCATCTCGTTCTACCTCAGACTCTTTGAAGTCTTGAAAGACAACCAGGCCATCAGCAACAACATAAGCGTCATTGAATCACACCTGATTACCAACTTCTTCAGCAACAGTAAGGCGAAAAAGGATGCATTCATGAGCATCACCAAGTTTGAG GTAAACAACCCACAGATCCAGCGCAGAGCTGCCAGAGAACTCATCAGACTGATCCACCAGCTATCACCAGAATCTAGCCTAAGGAAGCGGAAAAGGAGTCGGTGCTGA